The following are encoded in a window of Kogia breviceps isolate mKogBre1 chromosome 10, mKogBre1 haplotype 1, whole genome shotgun sequence genomic DNA:
- the LSM2 gene encoding U6 snRNA-associated Sm-like protein LSm2, giving the protein MSKSCWNCTYCHRKEQKPLRGGKPPSPTLVQQLGPAPARWEPATPGGSRKAGSSAPFPALAFTSALLPRPPRAANPRGAVLHASDLSAALPAAPARSRPAPRACSSSSCRQAFGPQRPALALPVRRARGGADTMLFYSFFKSLVGKDVVVELKNDLSICGTLHSVDQYLNIKLTDISVTDPEKYPHMLSVKNCFIRGSVVRYVQLPADEVDTQLLQDAARKEALQQKQ; this is encoded by the exons ATGAGCAAATCATGCTGGAACTGTACTTATTgtcatagaaaggaacaaaaacccCTGAGAGGCGGTAAGCCACCCTCTCCGACGCTCGTGCAGCAGCTGGGGCCCGCGCCTGCGCGGTGGGAGCCTGCCACTCCGGGAGGAAGTCGGAAGGCGGGAAGCTCCGCCCCTTTCCCGGCTTTGGCGTTCACCTCGGCTCTACTCCCCCGCCCTCCCCGAGCCGCGAATCCGCGGGGCGCTGTCCTCCACGCCTCGGATCTCTCCGCGGCGCTTCCCGCTGCGCCTGCGCGATCCCGCCCCGCCCCACGCGCGTGTTCGAGTTCCAGTTGCCGCCAGGCCTTCGGTCCACAGCGCCCGGCACTTGCCCTCCCGGTCCGGCGGGCGCGCGGCGGCGCAGACACCATG CTCTTCTATTCCTTTTTCAAGTCCCTTGTGGGCAAGGACGTGGTCGTGGAACTCAAGAATGACCTGAG CATCTGTGGAACCCTCCATTCTGTGGATCAG TATCTCAACATCAAACTAACTGACATCAGTGTCACAGACCCTGAGAAATACCCTCACATG TTATCAGTGAAGAACTGCTTCATCCGGGGCTCAGTAGTTCGCTATGTGCAGTTGCCAGCAGATGAGGTCGACACACAGTTGCTACAGGATGCAGCAAGGAAGGAGGCCTTGCAGCAGAAGCAGTGA